Proteins from a genomic interval of Arachis hypogaea cultivar Tifrunner chromosome 10, arahy.Tifrunner.gnm2.J5K5, whole genome shotgun sequence:
- the LOC112717914 gene encoding serine/threonine-protein kinase BIK1-like, whose amino-acid sequence MASFKELSMGGVVLNNSRRNSSKERKKKGDEDDLGLKRKLKLWFGCVTLILRSKAKDSATDHKYKSDGIEEKSIGPISSTPSNSPIFHGPGGSSITTSIVIIDEESVVNPKSFTYKQLKLATKNFKREHFLGEGGFGSVFKGWLSRDDAMTPTKPGMGIPVAIKSLNQFGLQGHQEWLAEVNYLSQLKHPNLVKLIGFCNEDDKMLLVYEFMPRGSLESHLFRRAVVFPWSIRVRIMLDAAKGLAYLHEKTQNKNAVIFRDFKTSNILLDKEFHAKLSDFGFARDGPEGDKTHISTRVMGTHGYAAPEYVMNGHLSAKSDVYSFGVVMLEMVTGRKVIDRQRAHSEMNLVRWALPLIRDNGRNSHILLIDPRLHGHYSPKASLKALKLASRCLRFNPSMRPTMDSVVQSIINFPQEASPLPIPPPPHLNTDSNKYGLVSSASASRTDVPTRFQASPCHLNHHHQAHVASTSSTPARPNVTIDQRR is encoded by the exons ATGGCAAGTTTCAAGGAACTCTCAATGGGTGGAGTAGTCTTGAATAATTCAAGAAGAAATTCatcaaaggaaagaaagaagaaaggtgaTGAAGATGATTTAGGGCTTAAAAGAAAACTCAAACTTTGGTTTGGTTGCGTGACACTGATCTTGAGATCAAAAGCAAAAGATTCTGCGACTGATCACAAATATAAATCAGATG GAATAGAGGAGAAAAGTATTGGTCCCATATCATCAACTCCAAGCAATTCACCAATTTTTCATGGGCCTGGTGGATCAAGCATCACTACTTCTATAGTAATAATTGATGAAGAAAGCGTGGTTAATCCAAAAAGTTTTACATACAAACAGTTAAAGTTGgcaacaaaaaattttaagagagagCATTTTCTTGGTGAGGGAGGATTTGGAAGTGTCTTCAAAGGATGGCTTAGTAGAGATGATGCTATGACTCCAACAAAACCTGGAATGGGAATCCCTGTTGCCATTAAATCCCTTAATCAATTTGGTCTTCAAGGCCATCAAGAATGGCTC GCTGAAGTAAACTATCTGAGTCAGCTAAAGCACCCAAATTTAGTGAAACTAATTGGATTTTGCAATGAAGATGATAAGATGCTGCTTGTTTATGAGTTCATGCCTCGTGGAAGCCTTGAATCCCATCTCTTTAGGA GAGCTGTGGTGTTTCCATGGTCCATCAGAGTGAGAATAATGCTTGATGCTGCAAAGGGACTTGCATATCTTCATGAGAAGACTCAGAATAAGAATGCAGTCATATTTCGAGACTTCAAGACTTCTAATATTCTCTTGGATaag GAGTTCCATGCAAAGCTATCCGACTTTGGTTTCGCAAGGGATGGACCTGAGGGAGATAAAACTCACATATCAACCAGAGTCATGGGAACCCATGGCTATGCTGCCCCAGAATATGTCATGAATG GGCACTTGAGTGCGAAGAGTGATGTGTATAGTTTTGGAGTGGTGATGCTGGAGATGGTGACAGGAAGGAAGGTGATAGACAGACAAAGGGCACATAGTGAGATGAACTTGGTGAGATGGGCACTGCCCTTAATAAGGGACAATGGAAGGAACAGCCATATACTCCTCATTGACCCAAGGCTTCATGGCCATTACTCCCCAAAGGCTTCCCTTAAGGCACTTAAGTTGGCCTCTCGCTGCCTCCGCTTCAACCCTTCCATGAGACCTACCATGGATTCAGTTGTTCAATCCATCATCAACTTCCCTCAAGAAGCCTCTCCTCTTCcaattcctcctcctcctcatcttaaTACTGACTCCAACAAGTATGGTCTTGtttcttctgcttctgcttccagGACCGACGTGCCGACTCGCTTTCAGGCTTCCCCTTGCCacctcaaccaccaccaccaagcTCATGTTGCTTCAACTTCATCAACACCAGCAAGGCCTAATGTTACAATTGATCAAAGACGTTGA
- the LOC112716378 gene encoding uncharacterized protein isoform X2 has product MASVCCFTSSLVPLHRPIHQFSSFLTIPNNKNTSATATATAIVPSTSMKNSKTVWIWTTTQHVMTSALERGWNTFLFSSPHQNLAHHWSSVAVIFPLFVGEGEILDGQGKRVASVIDVSTPEELERLRPEDEQSENIVVNLLDWQVIPAENIIAAFHNSQKRVFAISNSTSEAKIFLEALEHGLDGIVLKVEDVEHVLELKEYFDKRAEESNLLSLTKATVTRIQVAGMGDRVCVDLCSLMKPGEGLMVGSFARGLFLVHSECLESNYIASRPFRVNAGPVHAYVAVPGGRTCYLSELKSGKEVIVVDQQGRQRVAIVGRVKIETRPLILVEAKRDSDSQTVSILLQNAETVALICPPQCEALSKTAVPVTSLKVGDEILLRVQGGARHTGIEIQEFIGRN; this is encoded by the exons ATGGCTTCAGTGTGTTGTTTCACTTCATCACTTGTTCCTCTACATCGCCCCATTCATCAATTCTCTTCATTTCTCACAAtcccaaataataaaaatacatctGCAACTGCAACTGCAACTGCCATTGTTCCTTCAACCTCAATGAAGAACTCAAAGACCGTGTGGATATGGACCACTACCCAGCACGTCATGACTTCTGCTCTTGAGAGAGGATGGAACACTTTCCTCTTCTCCTCTCCCCATCAAAACCTTGCTCACCATTGGTCCT CCGTTGCAGTAATATTCCCCCTTTTTGTTGGTGAAGGAGAGATTTTGGATGGACAAGGTAAAAGGGTAGCCTCAGTCATTGATGTTTCGACTCCAGAGGAACTAGAGCGCCTTAGACCTGAGGATGAGCAATCAGAGAACATTGTAGTTAATCTGTTGGATTGGCAG GTGATACCTGCAGAGAATATAATCGCCGCATTTCATAACAGCCAGAAGAGAGTGTTTGCGATCTCCAATAGTACATCCGAAGCCAAGATTTTTCTTGAG GCACTTGAACATGGTTTAGATGGAATAGTCTTAAAAGTAGAAGATGTCGAACATGTTCTTGAGCTAAAG GAATATTTTGACAAAAGAGCCGAAGAAAGCAATCTACTGAGCTTGACCAAAGCCACCGTGACACGCATTCAGGTGGCTGGAATGGGGGATCGTGTTTGTGTAGATCTTTGCAGTCTTATGAAACCTGGTGAAGGACTTATG GTTGGATCTTTCGCTAGAGGATTATTTCTTGTTCACTCAGAATGCTTGGAATCAAATTATATTGCAAGCAGGCCTTTTCGGGTGAATGCT GGACCAGTACATGCCTATGTTGCTGTTCCTGGAGGAAGAACGTGCTACCTGTCAGAACTGAAATCAGGAAAAGAAGTTATTGTAGTTGATCAGCAGGGCCGGCAACGAGTCGCAATTGTCGGGCGTGTTAAGATAGAGACTAGACCGCTAATCCTCGTGGAGGCAAAG AGAGACTCGGATAGTCAAACTGTCAGCATCCTTTTGCAGAATGCAGAAACCGTAGCCTTGATTTGTCCGCCGCAAT GTGAAGCCCTGTCAAAAACAGCTGTTCCGGTGACATCACTCAAAGTCGGAGACGAAATTCTGTTACGAGTGCAAGGAGGGGCTCGGCATACAGGAATAGAGATTCAAGAATTCATA GGGAGGAACTAG
- the LOC112716378 gene encoding uncharacterized protein isoform X1 yields the protein MASVCCFTSSLVPLHRPIHQFSSFLTIPNNKNTSATATATAIVPSTSMKNSKTVWIWTTTQHVMTSALERGWNTFLFSSPHQNLAHHWSSVAVIFPLFVGEGEILDGQGKRVASVIDVSTPEELERLRPEDEQSENIVVNLLDWQVIPAENIIAAFHNSQKRVFAISNSTSEAKIFLEALEHGLDGIVLKVEDVEHVLELKEYFDKRAEESNLLSLTKATVTRIQVAGMGDRVCVDLCSLMKPGEGLMVGSFARGLFLVHSECLESNYIASRPFRVNAGPVHAYVAVPGGRTCYLSELKSGKEVIVVDQQGRQRVAIVGRVKIETRPLILVEAKRDSDSQTVSILLQNAETVALICPPQCEALSKTAVPVTSLKVGDEILLRVQGGARHTGIEIQEFIQGRN from the exons ATGGCTTCAGTGTGTTGTTTCACTTCATCACTTGTTCCTCTACATCGCCCCATTCATCAATTCTCTTCATTTCTCACAAtcccaaataataaaaatacatctGCAACTGCAACTGCAACTGCCATTGTTCCTTCAACCTCAATGAAGAACTCAAAGACCGTGTGGATATGGACCACTACCCAGCACGTCATGACTTCTGCTCTTGAGAGAGGATGGAACACTTTCCTCTTCTCCTCTCCCCATCAAAACCTTGCTCACCATTGGTCCT CCGTTGCAGTAATATTCCCCCTTTTTGTTGGTGAAGGAGAGATTTTGGATGGACAAGGTAAAAGGGTAGCCTCAGTCATTGATGTTTCGACTCCAGAGGAACTAGAGCGCCTTAGACCTGAGGATGAGCAATCAGAGAACATTGTAGTTAATCTGTTGGATTGGCAG GTGATACCTGCAGAGAATATAATCGCCGCATTTCATAACAGCCAGAAGAGAGTGTTTGCGATCTCCAATAGTACATCCGAAGCCAAGATTTTTCTTGAG GCACTTGAACATGGTTTAGATGGAATAGTCTTAAAAGTAGAAGATGTCGAACATGTTCTTGAGCTAAAG GAATATTTTGACAAAAGAGCCGAAGAAAGCAATCTACTGAGCTTGACCAAAGCCACCGTGACACGCATTCAGGTGGCTGGAATGGGGGATCGTGTTTGTGTAGATCTTTGCAGTCTTATGAAACCTGGTGAAGGACTTATG GTTGGATCTTTCGCTAGAGGATTATTTCTTGTTCACTCAGAATGCTTGGAATCAAATTATATTGCAAGCAGGCCTTTTCGGGTGAATGCT GGACCAGTACATGCCTATGTTGCTGTTCCTGGAGGAAGAACGTGCTACCTGTCAGAACTGAAATCAGGAAAAGAAGTTATTGTAGTTGATCAGCAGGGCCGGCAACGAGTCGCAATTGTCGGGCGTGTTAAGATAGAGACTAGACCGCTAATCCTCGTGGAGGCAAAG AGAGACTCGGATAGTCAAACTGTCAGCATCCTTTTGCAGAATGCAGAAACCGTAGCCTTGATTTGTCCGCCGCAAT GTGAAGCCCTGTCAAAAACAGCTGTTCCGGTGACATCACTCAAAGTCGGAGACGAAATTCTGTTACGAGTGCAAGGAGGGGCTCGGCATACAGGAATAGAGATTCAAGAATTCATA CAGGGGAGGAACTAG